The Primulina huaijiensis isolate GDHJ02 chromosome 12, ASM1229523v2, whole genome shotgun sequence genome has a window encoding:
- the LOC140989559 gene encoding pentatricopeptide repeat-containing protein At1g71460, chloroplastic, producing the protein MFTMEALCHLNVTLKPLTFIHSFPPNPLYTQDNHDNSTFKIKASTLVSPLKHSKQKPKKFKKNNEFPNSIPIADKNPYAIYKDIQKFAEQNKLNEALAIMDYLDHRGIPTNVTTFSSLISACVRVKAIDAAKQVHVHVRINGLEKNEFLQTKLVNMYAACGAIEDAKKVFDEIDVTSVYPWNALLRGNVVSGRRNNREVLGSFLEMRASGVELNVYSFSCLIKSLAGANSLRQGLKTHGMLIKNGLIESCIIRTGLIDMYFKCGKIKLARCIFEEFQERDVVVWGAMIAGFVHNRLQREALGYTRWMIKEGIEVNSVILTSILPVIGEVFARKIGQEVHAYVIKTKEYSKQLFIQSGLVDMYCKCGDMVSGRKVFYRSMERNVISWTALLSGYVANGRLEQALRSIIWMQQEGFKPDVVTIATVLPVCGKLRALKQGMEVHAYAVKNGFLPGVSVSTSLMRMYSNCGVLDYCAKLFHNMEKKNVIAWTAMIECFIESRCLHEALGIFRAMQLSKHRPDSVTMARILSVCGDLKVQKLGKEVHGQALKKDLESIPFVSAEIIKMYGNWGAINEAKLSFDDVCVKGSMTWTAIIEACGCNGRYEEALHLFDEMVSAGSSPNQFTFKVILCICQKAELADDALRIFTLMTRKYKIKASEEHYSIVIDLFTHFGRFEVAQKFIQMRSSLACQ; encoded by the coding sequence ATGTTTACGATGGAGGCCCTCTGCCACCTCAACGTCACCCTAAAACCTCTTACTTTCATTCATTCGTTCCCTCCAAACCCATTATATACTCAAGACAACCACGACAATAGTACCTTCAAGATCAAAGCATCAACATTAGTCTCTCCACTCAAACATTCGAAGCAAAAACCcaagaaattcaaaaaaaataacgaGTTCCCAAACTCTATACCAATTGCCGACAAAAACCCATATGCTATTTACAAAGATATACAGAAATTTGCTGAACAAAACAAACTTAATGAAGCTCTTGCCATAATGGATTATCTGGACCACCGTGGCATTCCCACTAATGTCACAACGTTTTCATCGCTTATTTCTGCCTGTGTGAGAGTCAAGGCAATTGATGCAGCGAAGCAGGTGCACGTGCATGTAAGGATAAACGGTCTTGAAAAAAATGAGTTCTTGCAAACAAAGCTCGTGAATATGTATGCGGCCTGTGGAGCCATCGAGGATGCAAAGAAGGTGTTTGATGAAATAGATGTGACAAGTGTGTATCCTTGGAATGCGTTGCTTAGGGGTAATGTTGTTTCCGGCAGGCGTAATAATCGGGAAGTGTTGGGATCATTCTTGGAGATGCGGGCTTCTGGTGTGGAGTTGAATGTTTACAGCTTTTCTTGTTTGATCAAGAGCTTGGCAGGGGCTAATTCTTTGAGGCAGGGACTGAAAACTCATGGAATGTTGATTAAAAATGGTTTGATAGAGAGTTGTATAATTAGGACTGGTTTGATCGATATGTATTTCAAATGTGGCAAGATTAAGCTGGCACGTTGTATCTTTGAGGAGTTTCAGGAGAGGGATGTGGTGGTGTGGGGAGCGATGATAGCTGGTTTTGTTCATAATAGGTTGCAAAGGGAAGCATTGGGATACACCAGGTGGATGATAAAAGAGGGTATAGAAGTCAACTCAGTTATATTGACTAGTATCCTTCCGGTGATTGGAGAAGTATTTGCTCGAAAAATAGGGCAGGAGGTTCACGCTTATGTTATCAAAACGAAGGAGTACTCAAAGCAATTGTTTATTCAGTCTGGTTTAGTTGATATGTACTGCAAATGTGGAGATATGGTATCTGGAAGAAAGGTGTTCTACAGATCAATGGAGAGAAACGTTATTTCATGGACCGCTCTTTTATCAGGTTATGTTGCTAATGGGAGGTTAGAGCAAGCATTAAGATCGATTATTTGGATGCAACAAGAAGGGTTTAAGCCTGATGTTGTGACAATTGCTACGGTTCTTCCTGTTTGTGGAAAACTGAGGGCCTTGAAACAAGGGATGGAAGTTCATGCTTATGCAGTAAAGAATGGGTTTCTGCCCGGTGTTTCCGTTTCTACTTCATTGATGAGGATGTACTCTAATTGTGGTGTTTTGGACTACTGCGCAAAATTGTTTCATAATATGGAGAAGAAGAATGTTATAGCATGGACAGCCATGATCGAGTGTTTCATAGAGAGTCGATGCCTACATGAAGCACTTGGTATTTTTCGTGCAATGCAATTGTCTAAACACCGGCCAGACTCGGTGACTATGGCAAGGATACTGAGTGTTTGTGGTGATCTTAAAGTTCAAAAACTTGGAAAGGAGGTCCACGGACAAGCTTTGAAAAAAGATTTAGAATCAATCCCTTTTGTTTCGGCAGAAATCATAAAAATGTATGGTAACTGGGGAGCAATCAATGAAGCAAAGTTGTCATTTGACGATGTTTGTGTCAAGGGATCAATGACTTGGACAGCCATTATCGAGGCGTGTGGATGCAACGGTCGATATGAAGAAGCCTTGCATCTTTTTGATGAAATGGTGTCCGCTGGTTCCTCTCCAAACCAATTTACCTTTAAAGTGATTCTATGTATTTGTCAGAAAGCTGAACTTGCAGACGATGCACTGAGGATTTTCACTTTAATGACCcgaaaatataaaatcaaagcATCTGAAGAACATTACTCTATCGTTATCGACCTTTTTACTCATTTTGGTCGATTCGAGGTGGCCCAGAAATTTATACAAATGAGATCATCCTTGGCTTGCCAATAA